The Streptomyces sp. NBC_00440 genome contains a region encoding:
- a CDS encoding glutathionylspermidine synthase family protein, which produces MQRHTTEPRPGWQQIVEEQGLVYPLTRYPDDSLRPYWDESAYYSFSLSEVEALEEVVEELHTMCLAAAAHIVDHDRFAELGITDPRLARLVGESWRRRDELPSVYARFDLRYDGSGPAKMLEYNADTPTSLVEAASPQWFWMEDRFPDADQWNSLHERLVAAWKRQAPLLPPGPLHFVHSEADQLGEDLMTAAYLRETAQQAGIETEALSVERIGWDPLSGRFVDERMRFIRSCFKLYPWEWLTTDSFGPHVLDTLDNGGSTGSTCWIEPAWKMLLSNKALLAVVWELYPGHPNLLPAYLDGPRELALSKGYVSKPLLGREGAGVLLHEPSAGAGPGPGPGHGAGADGGGARGGSGAAGGSGASGAVGVRADEACCYQELAPLPDFDGNRVVLGAWVVEDEAAGLGIRESAGPVTDEYARFLPHIIL; this is translated from the coding sequence ATGCAGCGGCACACCACAGAACCGCGCCCCGGCTGGCAGCAGATCGTCGAGGAGCAGGGTCTGGTCTATCCACTGACCCGCTATCCCGACGATTCCCTGCGCCCGTACTGGGACGAGAGCGCGTACTACTCGTTCTCCCTTTCCGAGGTCGAGGCGCTGGAGGAGGTGGTCGAAGAACTGCACACGATGTGTCTGGCAGCAGCCGCCCACATCGTCGACCACGACCGCTTCGCGGAGCTCGGCATCACCGATCCCCGGCTGGCCCGGCTGGTCGGCGAATCCTGGCGCCGACGGGACGAACTGCCGTCCGTCTACGCACGATTCGACCTCCGGTACGACGGCAGCGGTCCGGCGAAAATGCTGGAATACAACGCCGACACCCCCACCTCCCTGGTGGAGGCCGCCAGCCCCCAGTGGTTCTGGATGGAGGACCGCTTCCCGGACGCCGACCAGTGGAACTCCCTGCACGAACGCCTCGTCGCCGCCTGGAAACGGCAGGCCCCGCTACTGCCGCCGGGCCCCCTGCACTTCGTGCACTCCGAAGCCGACCAACTCGGCGAGGATCTGATGACGGCCGCCTATCTGCGGGAGACCGCCCAGCAGGCAGGGATCGAGACCGAGGCCCTCTCGGTGGAACGGATCGGCTGGGACCCGCTGTCCGGGCGGTTCGTCGACGAGCGGATGCGCTTCATCCGCAGTTGTTTCAAGCTCTACCCCTGGGAATGGCTGACGACGGACAGCTTCGGTCCGCACGTCCTGGACACGCTCGACAACGGCGGTTCCACCGGCTCCACCTGCTGGATAGAGCCCGCCTGGAAGATGCTCCTCTCCAACAAGGCACTGCTCGCCGTGGTCTGGGAGCTGTACCCCGGGCACCCGAATCTGCTGCCCGCCTACCTGGACGGACCGCGCGAACTCGCCCTGTCGAAGGGGTACGTCTCCAAGCCCCTGCTCGGCCGCGAGGGCGCGGGGGTCCTGCTCCACGAGCCGAGCGCGGGCGCGGGTCCGGGGCCGGGGCCGGGCCATGGTGCCGGTGCTGATGGTGGTGGTGCCCGTGGTGGTTCCGGGGCTGCTGGCGGTTCCGGGGCCAGTGGTGCCGTCGGCGTTCGGGCCGACGAGGCTTGCTGCTACCAGGAGTTGGCCCCGCTGCCCGACTTCGACGGCAACCGGGTGGTGCTCGGCGCCTGGGTCGTCGAGGACGAAGCGGCGGGGCTCGGTATCCGGGAGTCAGCGGGGCCGGTGACGGACGAGTACGCCCGCTTCCTGCCCCACATCATCCTGTAG
- a CDS encoding carboxymuconolactone decarboxylase family protein: protein MTDTAASADSAYLPEHTPRLHMAKLAPEVYKAMINLDAAARQGVDPVLLELVKIRASQINHCAFCMDMHSKDALAAGESVERIVQLSGWEESKHFYTAKEIAAIELTEAITLLTDGFVPDEVYAQAAEHFDETELAQLIASITVINSWNRISVTARMVPGHYTPGSVAHRH from the coding sequence ATGACGGACACAGCAGCTTCGGCAGACAGCGCGTACCTCCCCGAGCACACCCCCCGCCTCCATATGGCGAAGCTCGCCCCCGAGGTCTACAAGGCCATGATCAATCTGGATGCGGCGGCCCGGCAGGGAGTCGACCCGGTCCTGCTCGAACTGGTGAAGATCCGGGCCTCCCAGATCAACCACTGCGCGTTCTGCATGGACATGCACTCCAAGGACGCTCTCGCAGCGGGCGAGTCGGTCGAGCGAATCGTGCAGCTGAGCGGCTGGGAGGAGTCGAAGCACTTCTACACCGCGAAGGAGATCGCGGCGATCGAGCTGACCGAGGCCATCACGCTGCTCACCGACGGATTCGTACCGGACGAGGTCTACGCACAGGCCGCCGAGCACTTCGACGAGACCGAGCTGGCCCAGCTGATCGCGTCGATCACCGTGATCAACTCCTGGAACCGCATCTCCGTCACCGCCCGCATGGTGCCGGGCCACTACACACCGGGCTCCGTCGCCCACCGCCACTGA
- a CDS encoding isocitrate lyase/PEP mutase family protein translates to MTDFRSLHLGRSPGDPLVLPGPWDAASARVFAEAGFPALATPSAGVSAALGYADGDAPADEMFAAISRIVRAVEDFGVAVSADIEAGYGLPPDELAGRLLDTGAVGCNLEDSSGGVLDDPQQNADRLAAFRAAAGDGLFINARVDTYIRGVHDPAQTIDRGLRYLAAGADCVYPITAPPDHLPGLASGIGAPLNALFRPNGPSPQELGKLGATRITFGGGQHRQSMERLRQDANALKS, encoded by the coding sequence ATGACGGACTTCCGCAGTCTCCACCTGGGCCGGTCCCCCGGCGATCCACTGGTGCTCCCCGGCCCGTGGGACGCGGCCAGCGCACGCGTCTTCGCGGAAGCCGGGTTCCCGGCGCTCGCCACCCCGAGTGCCGGAGTATCGGCCGCACTCGGATACGCGGACGGGGACGCCCCGGCCGACGAGATGTTCGCCGCGATCAGCCGGATCGTCCGGGCGGTCGAGGACTTCGGCGTGGCCGTTTCGGCGGACATCGAGGCCGGGTACGGCCTGCCGCCGGACGAACTCGCCGGGCGGCTGCTCGACACCGGCGCCGTCGGCTGCAATCTGGAGGACTCCTCCGGCGGAGTCCTCGACGACCCGCAGCAGAACGCGGACCGGCTCGCCGCATTCCGCGCGGCGGCGGGAGACGGCCTGTTCATCAACGCCCGCGTCGATACGTACATCCGGGGCGTACACGATCCGGCGCAGACCATCGACCGCGGCCTCCGCTACCTGGCGGCCGGCGCCGACTGCGTCTACCCGATCACGGCGCCGCCGGACCACCTGCCGGGCCTGGCGTCCGGGATCGGGGCGCCGCTCAACGCGCTCTTCCGGCCGAACGGTCCGTCGCCACAGGAACTGGGCAAACTGGGCGCCACCCGCATCACGTTCGGCGGCGGCCAGCACCGGCAGTCGATGGAACGGCTGCGCCAGGACGCGAACGCCCTGAAGAGCTGA
- the rocD gene encoding ornithine--oxo-acid transaminase → MSVTETSISSAEAHSAHNYHPLPVVVASADGAWMTDVEGRRYLDMLAGYSALNFGHGNRRLIDAAKAQLERVTLTSRAFHHDRFADFSTQLAELCGMEMVLPMNTGAEAVETAVKTARKWGYKVKGVPDGQAKIVVAENNFHGRTTTIVSFSTDAEARADFGPYTPGFEIVPYGDLAALEAAFDANTVAVLLEPIQGEAGVLVPPAGYLPGVRELTRARNVLFIADEIQSGLGRTGKTFACEHEGVVPDMYVLGKALGGGVVPVSAVVSSAEVLGVFRPGEHGSTFGGNPLACAVALEVIAMLRTGDFQQRATELGDHLHRELGLLVGSGAVDAVRGRGLWAGVDIAPALGTGREISEKLMDLGVLVKDTHGSTIRIAPPLVISKEDLDWGLTQLRSVLNI, encoded by the coding sequence GTGTCAGTTACGGAAACATCGATCTCCTCCGCCGAAGCGCACAGCGCGCACAACTACCATCCGCTGCCCGTTGTAGTCGCATCTGCGGACGGCGCATGGATGACCGATGTCGAGGGGCGCCGCTACCTCGACATGCTCGCCGGTTACTCGGCGCTCAACTTCGGTCATGGGAACCGCCGGTTGATCGACGCCGCCAAGGCCCAGCTGGAGCGGGTCACGCTCACCTCCCGGGCCTTCCACCACGACCGGTTCGCCGACTTCTCCACTCAGCTCGCCGAACTGTGCGGCATGGAGATGGTGCTGCCGATGAACACCGGGGCCGAGGCGGTCGAGACCGCGGTGAAGACCGCCCGCAAGTGGGGATACAAGGTCAAGGGCGTACCGGACGGACAGGCGAAGATCGTCGTCGCGGAGAACAACTTCCACGGCCGGACGACCACGATCGTCAGCTTCTCGACGGACGCCGAGGCCAGAGCGGACTTCGGCCCGTACACCCCCGGTTTCGAGATCGTGCCGTACGGGGATCTGGCCGCCCTGGAAGCAGCGTTCGACGCCAACACCGTGGCCGTGCTGCTCGAACCCATCCAGGGCGAGGCGGGGGTGCTGGTGCCACCGGCCGGCTATCTGCCGGGCGTACGGGAACTGACGCGCGCCAGGAACGTGCTGTTCATCGCCGACGAGATCCAGTCCGGGCTCGGCAGGACCGGGAAGACCTTCGCCTGTGAGCACGAGGGTGTCGTGCCGGACATGTACGTCCTGGGCAAGGCGCTCGGCGGCGGGGTGGTGCCGGTGTCGGCGGTCGTCTCGTCGGCGGAGGTGCTCGGTGTCTTCCGGCCCGGCGAGCACGGATCCACCTTCGGTGGAAACCCGCTGGCGTGCGCCGTCGCCCTGGAGGTCATCGCGATGCTGCGGACCGGCGACTTCCAGCAGCGGGCGACCGAGCTGGGTGATCATCTCCACCGTGAACTGGGGCTGTTGGTGGGGAGCGGGGCGGTGGATGCCGTGCGCGGACGGGGGCTGTGGGCCGGGGTGGACATCGCCCCGGCGCTCGGCACCGGCCGGGAGATCTCGGAGAAGCTGATGGATCTCGGAGTGCTGGTGAAGGACACCCATGGATCCACCATCCGGATCGCCCCGCCGCTGGTGATCAGTAAGGAGGATCTGGACTGGGGGCTCACCCAGCTCCGGAGCGTGCTGAACATCTGA
- the pdxR gene encoding MocR-like pyridoxine biosynthesis transcription factor PdxR has product MTDSWATFGVDLHLELTGPGLRVGLTDALRQAVRTGRLAPGTRLPSSRTLAVDLGVARNTVADAYAELVAEGWLTARQGSGTRVAPRTVPRGEPKPAAVRRSRRSAPEYNLRPGLPDLASFPRAEWLRAARKALTAAPHEAFGYGDPRGRSELRTVLADYLARARGVHADQDRIVVCAGFAHAMMLMGKVLRGRRVRDVAVESYGLDLHWNLLVDAGLRTRALPLDGFGSRTNELRREGAVLMTPAHQFPMGVPLHPDRRTAAVDWARSTGGVILEDDYDGEFRYDRQPVGALQGLDPERVVYCGTASKSIAPGLRLGWLVLPGSMVAEVTEAKGNSDWMSSSLEQLTLAEFIASGAYDRHVRSMRLRYRRRRDQLVRALAERAPGIRVSGIAAGLHAVLELPPGTEQSVVQAAAWQGLALYGGSQFRHADVRDGRDMLVVGYATPSDSAWAGALEALCRVLP; this is encoded by the coding sequence GTGACGGATTCCTGGGCCACTTTCGGCGTAGACCTGCATCTGGAACTCACCGGGCCCGGGCTGCGGGTCGGCCTCACGGACGCGCTGCGCCAAGCCGTCCGCACGGGGCGGCTGGCGCCGGGGACCCGGCTGCCCTCCTCGCGTACGCTCGCCGTCGATCTGGGTGTGGCCCGTAACACGGTCGCCGACGCCTACGCCGAACTGGTGGCCGAGGGCTGGCTGACCGCCCGGCAGGGGTCGGGGACGCGCGTGGCCCCGCGGACCGTACCGCGCGGGGAGCCGAAGCCGGCCGCTGTCCGGCGGTCGCGGCGGAGCGCGCCCGAGTACAACCTCCGACCCGGGTTGCCCGACCTCGCGTCGTTCCCGCGCGCGGAGTGGCTCAGGGCGGCGCGGAAGGCGCTGACCGCGGCGCCCCACGAGGCGTTCGGCTACGGCGACCCGCGGGGCCGTTCCGAGCTGCGGACCGTGCTGGCCGACTATCTGGCGCGGGCGCGCGGTGTCCACGCCGACCAGGACCGCATCGTGGTCTGTGCCGGGTTCGCCCACGCGATGATGCTGATGGGGAAGGTGCTGCGGGGGAGGCGGGTACGGGACGTGGCCGTCGAGTCGTACGGGCTCGATCTGCACTGGAACCTGCTCGTCGACGCCGGGCTGCGCACGCGGGCCCTGCCGTTGGACGGGTTCGGTTCACGTACGAACGAGCTGCGGCGGGAGGGTGCGGTGCTGATGACACCGGCGCATCAGTTCCCGATGGGCGTCCCGCTCCACCCGGACCGGCGCACGGCTGCCGTCGACTGGGCCAGAAGCACGGGCGGGGTGATTCTGGAGGACGACTACGACGGGGAGTTCCGCTACGACCGGCAGCCCGTCGGGGCGCTCCAGGGGCTGGATCCCGAGCGGGTCGTCTACTGCGGAACGGCCAGCAAGTCCATCGCTCCCGGGCTGCGGCTCGGCTGGCTGGTGCTGCCCGGTTCGATGGTGGCAGAGGTGACGGAGGCGAAGGGGAACTCCGACTGGATGTCCAGCTCGCTGGAGCAGCTGACGCTGGCCGAGTTCATCGCTTCGGGTGCGTACGACCGGCATGTCCGCTCGATGCGGCTGCGCTACCGGCGGCGACGCGACCAGTTGGTGCGGGCCCTGGCCGAACGGGCCCCCGGCATCAGGGTGTCCGGGATCGCGGCCGGGCTGCACGCCGTACTGGAACTGCCCCCGGGCACCGAGCAGTCGGTCGTGCAGGCGGCGGCCTGGCAGGGCCTCGCGCTGTACGGGGGCTCCCAGTTCCGGCACGCGGACGTCCGGGACGGGCGCGACATGCTGGTCGTCGGGTACGCAACGCCGTCGGACAGCGCGTGGGCGGGGGCGCTGGAGGCGCTGTGCCGGGTGCTGCCGTAG
- a CDS encoding malate dehydrogenase, which yields MTRTPVNVTVTGAAGQIGYALLFRIASGHLLGSDVPVKLRLLEIPQGLKAAEGTAMELDDCAFPLLQGIEITDDPNVAFAGANVALLVGARPRTKGMERGDLLAANGGIFGPQGKAINDNAADDIKVLVVGNPANTNALIAQASAPDVPADRFTAMTRLDHNRAISQLSQKTGVPVSEIRRLTIWGNHSATQYPDIFHAEVAGKNAAETVNDEKWLADTFIPTVAKRGAAIIEARGASSAASAANAAIDHVHTWVNGTADGDWTSMGIPSDGSYGVPEGLISSFPVTTKGGKYEIVQGLEINDFSRARIDASVKELSEERDAVRELGLI from the coding sequence ATGACCCGCACTCCTGTGAATGTCACCGTCACCGGCGCGGCCGGCCAGATCGGCTACGCGCTGCTCTTCCGCATCGCCTCGGGCCACCTGCTCGGCTCGGATGTGCCGGTCAAGCTGCGTCTCCTGGAGATCCCGCAGGGGCTCAAGGCCGCCGAGGGCACTGCGATGGAGCTCGACGACTGCGCCTTCCCGCTGCTTCAGGGCATCGAGATCACGGACGACCCGAACGTCGCCTTCGCCGGTGCCAATGTCGCGCTCCTGGTCGGCGCCCGCCCGCGTACCAAGGGCATGGAGCGCGGTGACCTGCTCGCGGCCAACGGCGGCATCTTCGGCCCGCAGGGCAAGGCCATCAACGACAACGCCGCGGACGACATCAAGGTCCTGGTCGTCGGCAACCCGGCCAACACCAACGCGCTCATCGCGCAGGCCTCGGCCCCGGACGTACCGGCCGACCGCTTCACCGCGATGACCCGCCTCGACCACAACCGCGCGATCTCGCAGCTCTCGCAGAAGACCGGCGTTCCGGTCTCCGAGATCCGCCGTCTCACGATCTGGGGCAACCACTCCGCCACGCAGTACCCGGACATCTTCCACGCCGAGGTCGCGGGCAAGAACGCCGCCGAGACCGTCAACGACGAGAAGTGGCTGGCCGACACCTTCATCCCGACCGTCGCCAAGCGCGGCGCGGCGATCATCGAGGCGCGCGGCGCGTCCTCGGCCGCCTCGGCCGCGAACGCCGCCATCGACCACGTCCACACCTGGGTCAACGGCACGGCGGACGGCGACTGGACCTCGATGGGTATCCCGTCGGACGGCTCCTACGGTGTCCCCGAGGGCCTCATCTCGTCCTTCCCGGTCACCACGAAGGGCGGCAAGTACGAGATCGTCCAGGGCCTGGAGATCAACGACTTCTCGCGCGCCCGCATCGACGCGTCGGTGAAGGAGCTCTCCGAGGAGCGCGACGCGGTCCGCGAGCTCGGCCTGATCTGA